The Nocardioides humi genome includes a region encoding these proteins:
- a CDS encoding sigma-70 family RNA polymerase sigma factor translates to MSLPIPSTTAGPGAPASHEPALASFLALRPHLFRIAYRVTGDACGADDVVQEAWLRWQRTDLEAIRNPAAFLTTTTTRLAINVIQSARHRHEVAMDAPVSEVPDGTQDLTLGVEQAGDVADSLWLLMARLSPAELAAYLLRKCFDYSYHDIADLLGTSSPNARQLVHRAQPRIRTGRDRPVDRLAHRRLTTAFAAAAGGRGLDDLERLLCQGTWQRNTAQQEQSRAA, encoded by the coding sequence ATGTCTCTCCCCATCCCGAGTACGACGGCCGGGCCCGGCGCACCGGCATCCCACGAGCCGGCGCTCGCCAGCTTCCTCGCCCTGCGGCCCCACCTGTTCCGCATCGCCTACCGCGTGACCGGCGACGCCTGCGGCGCGGACGACGTGGTCCAGGAGGCATGGCTGCGCTGGCAGCGCACCGACCTGGAGGCGATCCGGAACCCGGCCGCCTTCCTGACCACGACCACGACCCGCCTCGCCATCAACGTCATCCAGTCGGCCCGGCACCGCCACGAGGTCGCCATGGACGCACCGGTCTCGGAGGTCCCCGACGGGACCCAGGACCTCACCCTCGGGGTCGAGCAGGCCGGCGACGTGGCGGACTCCCTGTGGCTGCTGATGGCGCGCCTGTCACCGGCCGAGCTGGCGGCGTACCTGCTGCGCAAGTGCTTCGACTACAGCTACCACGACATCGCCGACCTGCTCGGCACGAGCAGCCCGAACGCACGACAGCTCGTGCACCGGGCCCAGCCGCGGATCCGGACCGGGCGGGACCGCCCGGTCGACCGGCTGGCGCACCGCCGGCTGACGACGGCCTTCGCGGCGGCGGCGGGCGGCCGCGGCCTCGACGACCTGGAGCGGCTGCTCTGCCAGGGGACCTGGCAGCGGAACACGGCACAGCAGGAGCAGTCGCGAGCCGCCTGA
- a CDS encoding alpha/beta fold hydrolase: protein MTPTIVLVHGAWSDTSAWAPVLRRLHSLGYPVLAHPCPLRSLAGDAVHLQQRLETIDGPLVLVGHSYGAGVVANAVTDDPDVQALVFVNGLVPTEGETITELVGHDSIYSADAADRALDIVPRHHRRRWDSDCYLPERTFVDTFASGLRRAHRQVLWAAQRPISLGALDEVSAMPASDRLPSWFLIGTEDRVLPPETQEAMAARAGGTVVHHRAGHLGHLADPDAVVRVVTAAVTETGPVRSEWA from the coding sequence ATGACCCCCACCATCGTGCTCGTCCACGGCGCCTGGTCCGACACGTCGGCCTGGGCGCCGGTGCTGCGGCGGCTCCACTCGCTGGGGTACCCCGTCCTGGCGCACCCCTGCCCGCTCCGCTCCCTGGCCGGCGACGCCGTACACCTGCAGCAGCGGCTCGAGACCATCGACGGTCCCCTCGTCCTGGTCGGGCACTCGTACGGCGCCGGCGTCGTCGCCAACGCCGTGACCGACGACCCGGACGTGCAGGCGCTCGTCTTCGTCAACGGACTGGTGCCGACCGAGGGGGAGACGATCACCGAGCTCGTCGGGCACGACTCGATCTACTCCGCCGACGCCGCGGACCGAGCGCTCGACATCGTCCCGCGCCACCACCGGCGCCGGTGGGACAGCGACTGCTACCTCCCGGAGCGCACCTTCGTCGACACCTTCGCCTCGGGACTGCGCCGGGCGCACCGCCAGGTCCTGTGGGCGGCGCAGCGGCCGATCTCGCTCGGCGCGCTCGACGAGGTGTCCGCCATGCCGGCCTCGGACCGGCTCCCGAGCTGGTTCCTCATCGGCACCGAGGACCGCGTCCTCCCGCCGGAGACTCAGGAGGCGATGGCGGCCCGCGCGGGCGGGACCGTCGTCCACCACCGGGCCGGACACCTCGGTCACCTCGCGGACCCGGACGCCGTGGTCCGTGTCGTCACCGCGGCTGTCACGGAGACCGGCCCCGTCCGGTCGGAGTGGGCATGA
- a CDS encoding SDR family oxidoreductase: MRIVIAGGTGRLGARIVESLADHGHEVVVASPSRGVDALSGRGLEDALAGAQVLVNAVNLPRRTPYREAFAFFDTTTRNLLTAAGRAGVEHHVLLSIVGADRVNSPYFRGKEVQEQLVRARGVPYTIVRSTTYLEALRASLVSAPESAAVHVPDIRVQPVAGADLARIMAHSVAADPQGGIVQVAGPEVMSFPRLATEFLRATGDMRRVVPDTGAEYLGTTFGPGEATLVPDLRVGATTLQQWLVTAAAYAARGA, encoded by the coding sequence ATGAGGATCGTCATCGCCGGAGGAACCGGCCGACTGGGAGCACGCATCGTCGAGTCGCTGGCCGACCACGGGCACGAGGTGGTCGTCGCCAGCCCGAGCCGCGGCGTCGACGCACTGTCCGGCCGCGGGCTCGAGGACGCGCTCGCGGGCGCACAGGTGCTCGTGAACGCGGTCAACCTGCCCCGCCGGACGCCGTACCGCGAGGCGTTCGCGTTCTTCGACACGACCACGAGGAACCTGCTGACGGCCGCCGGCCGGGCCGGCGTCGAGCATCACGTCCTGCTCTCGATCGTCGGCGCGGACCGGGTCAACAGCCCGTACTTCCGCGGCAAGGAGGTCCAGGAGCAGCTGGTCCGGGCCCGCGGCGTGCCCTACACCATCGTGCGCTCCACGACCTACCTCGAGGCCCTCCGGGCATCCCTCGTCAGCGCCCCGGAGTCCGCCGCCGTCCACGTGCCCGACATCCGCGTCCAGCCGGTCGCGGGCGCGGACCTCGCCCGGATCATGGCGCACAGCGTCGCCGCGGACCCCCAGGGCGGGATCGTCCAGGTCGCCGGCCCCGAGGTCATGTCGTTCCCCCGCCTGGCCACGGAGTTCCTGCGCGCGACCGGCGACATGCGCCGGGTCGTCCCGGACACCGGCGCCGAGTACCTCGGCACCACCTTCGGCCCCGGCGAGGCCACCCTCGTCCCCGACCTCCGGGTGGGCGCGACCACGCTCCAGCAGTGGCTCGTGACCGCCGCGGCGTACGCCGCCCGCGGGGCGTGA
- a CDS encoding helix-turn-helix transcriptional regulator, with amino-acid sequence MERTTGAHGGLLGRRRECTALDELVTSAKGGHGAALLVHGDAGIGKTALLDHVQEHASGCRVMRISGVEAEVELAFGGLHQLCAPLLRNLDRLAEPQRSALETAFGMSAGDPPDRFLVGLAVLNLLADAAATQPVVCLVDDGQWLDQVSAQTLAFVARRLLAERVALVFALREPIAGHPLQGLPRMLVEGLGDPDARALLARTSPGRFDDRVLDRILAEARGNPLALLELPRGLTATEEAGEPGTPQALPLAHQIERGFLDRIEELTPATQQFLLTAAAEPAGDPAVLRRAVALLGIEFEPAAAEAEATGLVLVRSMVRFRHPLVRSAAYGTASPTRRQQVHHALAEATDPDHDPERRAWHLASAVPEADEAVAAGLEQAAERARARGGIAAAAAFLDRAAQLTPDPARRGSRTVAAAQAKTQAGAFDQAVELLDLARFAPLGEYDAAQADLARGRILFASQSASSGLPLLLSAARRLEPLDPALATETYRDAMYAALTAGQMAGEVGLPEVAAAVLGMPEPLTHRRVDRLLRGIALVVAEGYAAGVPLVQQALTQLGQGPTLGADEGVGWLPLACRAAHDAWDFGSWTTFSTTLVELARELGALAVLPSALLLRLSARVYAGDLVTAESLAAQAATLGEITGSSFFAHYGALVVAPWRGQETETQRAIDAVAQDVQLRDDGKAITASEWSAAVLFNGLGRHEEALAAARRGAAHPAEMGLSTWSMLELAEAAARLGRPEEASAAVADLRSRAEAGRTDWAAGTAAYVTALVSEPDAAEPYYREALERLAPAQVGMQVARAHLVYGEWLRRQERTPEARRMLGRAHHLLTQIGATAFAERARRELAATGAAAPRPAPPRVPDALTTQEAQIARLAADGLKNAEIGAELFISSHTVDWHLRKVFAKLGVRSRRQIGAALAARDQGGRDQGERHS; translated from the coding sequence ATGGAGCGAACGACTGGGGCGCACGGAGGCCTGCTCGGCCGGCGCCGCGAGTGCACCGCCCTCGACGAGCTCGTCACGAGCGCCAAGGGCGGACACGGTGCCGCCCTGCTGGTCCACGGCGACGCCGGGATCGGCAAGACCGCCCTGCTCGACCACGTCCAGGAGCACGCGTCCGGCTGCCGGGTGATGCGCATCTCCGGGGTCGAGGCCGAGGTCGAGCTGGCCTTCGGCGGGCTGCACCAGCTCTGTGCGCCGCTGCTCCGCAACCTCGACCGCCTCGCGGAGCCGCAGCGCAGCGCGCTCGAGACCGCGTTCGGGATGAGCGCCGGCGACCCGCCGGACCGCTTCCTCGTCGGCCTGGCGGTCCTCAACCTCCTCGCCGACGCCGCCGCCACGCAGCCCGTGGTGTGCCTGGTCGACGACGGTCAGTGGCTGGACCAGGTGTCGGCCCAGACCCTGGCCTTCGTGGCGCGGCGGCTGCTCGCCGAGCGGGTCGCACTCGTGTTCGCGCTCCGCGAGCCGATCGCCGGACACCCCCTCCAGGGCCTGCCCCGGATGCTCGTCGAGGGGCTCGGCGACCCCGACGCCCGCGCCCTGCTCGCCCGGACCAGCCCGGGACGCTTCGACGACCGCGTGCTCGACCGCATCCTGGCCGAGGCGCGGGGGAACCCGCTGGCCCTCCTCGAGCTCCCCCGCGGCCTCACCGCGACGGAGGAGGCCGGGGAGCCCGGCACACCCCAGGCCCTCCCGCTCGCCCACCAGATCGAGCGCGGCTTCCTGGACCGGATCGAGGAGCTGACGCCCGCCACCCAGCAGTTCCTGCTCACCGCGGCGGCCGAGCCCGCCGGCGATCCCGCCGTGCTGCGGCGGGCGGTGGCGCTGCTCGGCATCGAGTTCGAGCCCGCGGCGGCCGAGGCCGAGGCGACCGGGCTGGTCCTGGTCCGCAGCATGGTCCGCTTCCGCCATCCCCTCGTGCGCTCGGCGGCGTACGGCACGGCCTCTCCCACCCGCCGCCAGCAGGTCCACCACGCCCTCGCCGAGGCCACGGATCCCGACCACGACCCGGAGCGGCGGGCCTGGCACCTGGCGAGCGCCGTCCCCGAGGCGGACGAGGCCGTCGCGGCCGGGCTCGAGCAGGCCGCCGAGCGCGCTCGTGCCCGGGGTGGCATCGCCGCCGCGGCGGCGTTCCTCGACCGGGCCGCGCAGTTGACCCCGGACCCGGCGAGGCGCGGCTCCCGCACCGTGGCGGCCGCCCAGGCCAAGACCCAGGCCGGGGCGTTCGACCAGGCCGTCGAGCTGCTCGACCTCGCCCGGTTCGCGCCCCTCGGCGAGTACGACGCCGCCCAGGCCGACCTGGCCCGCGGGCGGATCCTGTTCGCCTCGCAGAGTGCGAGCTCCGGCCTGCCGCTGCTGCTCTCCGCCGCGCGGCGCCTGGAGCCGCTGGACCCCGCCCTCGCCACCGAGACCTACCGCGACGCCATGTACGCGGCGCTGACCGCGGGCCAGATGGCCGGGGAGGTCGGCCTGCCCGAGGTGGCGGCGGCCGTGCTCGGCATGCCCGAGCCGCTGACGCACCGCCGCGTGGACCGGCTGCTCCGGGGCATCGCACTCGTGGTCGCGGAGGGGTACGCCGCCGGCGTACCCCTCGTCCAGCAGGCCCTGACCCAGCTCGGCCAGGGACCCACGCTCGGCGCGGACGAGGGCGTCGGCTGGCTCCCGCTGGCGTGCCGGGCGGCGCACGACGCCTGGGACTTCGGCAGCTGGACGACCTTCTCCACCACGCTGGTGGAGCTGGCGCGGGAGCTCGGGGCGCTGGCGGTGCTGCCGTCCGCCCTCCTGCTGCGACTCTCGGCCCGGGTGTACGCCGGGGACCTGGTCACCGCGGAGTCGCTGGCCGCCCAGGCCGCGACCCTGGGCGAGATCACCGGGAGCAGCTTCTTCGCGCACTACGGCGCCCTGGTCGTCGCGCCGTGGCGCGGACAGGAGACGGAGACCCAGCGCGCGATCGACGCCGTGGCCCAGGACGTCCAGCTGCGCGACGACGGGAAGGCGATCACCGCCAGCGAGTGGTCCGCCGCCGTGCTGTTCAACGGGCTGGGCCGTCACGAGGAGGCGCTCGCCGCGGCCCGACGCGGTGCGGCCCATCCCGCCGAGATGGGCCTGTCCACCTGGTCGATGCTCGAGCTCGCCGAGGCCGCGGCGCGGCTGGGCCGACCCGAGGAGGCGTCCGCCGCGGTGGCCGACCTCCGCAGCCGCGCGGAGGCCGGCCGCACCGACTGGGCGGCCGGCACCGCGGCGTACGTCACGGCGCTGGTGAGCGAGCCCGACGCCGCCGAGCCGTACTACCGGGAGGCGCTCGAGCGGCTCGCGCCGGCGCAGGTCGGCATGCAGGTGGCGCGGGCGCATCTCGTCTACGGCGAGTGGCTGCGCCGGCAGGAGCGGACGCCCGAGGCGCGGCGGATGCTCGGGCGGGCCCACCACCTGCTGACCCAGATCGGCGCGACCGCCTTCGCCGAGCGTGCCCGCCGCGAGCTCGCCGCCACCGGCGCCGCCGCGCCGCGGCCGGCACCTCCCAGGGTCCCCGACGCGCTCACGACGCAGGAGGCCCAGATCGCCCGGCTGGCCGCCGACGGCCTGAAGAACGCCGAGATCGGCGCGGAGCTGTTCATCAGCTCCCACACCGTCGACTGGCACCTGCGGAAGGTGTTCGCGAAGCTCGGGGTCCGCTCGCGCCGCCAGATCGGGGCCGCTCTCGCAGCGCGGGACCAGGGCGGCCGGGACCAGGGAGAGCGTCACAGCTGA
- a CDS encoding DUF3040 domain-containing protein — protein sequence MLNDWERRSLASIEDELRRDRHLAALLERLGEPEGRRAAFARRFYPLGYLACAVAYMVASTGLGDGSVLWSGLLCGLGLWGLVEWRARP from the coding sequence ATGCTGAACGATTGGGAAAGACGCTCCCTCGCCTCCATCGAGGACGAGCTGCGCCGCGACCGGCACCTGGCCGCGCTCCTGGAGCGCCTGGGCGAGCCGGAGGGCCGGCGCGCCGCCTTCGCGCGGCGGTTCTACCCGCTCGGCTACCTCGCCTGCGCGGTGGCCTACATGGTGGCCTCCACCGGGCTCGGCGACGGCAGCGTGCTGTGGTCGGGGCTGCTGTGCGGCCTCGGCCTGTGGGGTCTCGTCGAGTGGCGCGCCCGGCCCTGA
- a CDS encoding AMP-binding protein: MADAPVHARDAYPAETIAAHKAGGSWADLTLADLLSRHVAARPGGLAVVGTGARLTWAELDAQVGAAAGVLRELGVGPGSRVALQLPNWAEFVTLYLAAQRRGAVLVPTAYSYASGDVIHMLRVSGADTWILPVRVGGRDYRHEVAQVREEVPHVRTVLRVAGPHVGPGDDVAADAPVLERVRGVGSVDAPAAAGLRPDPDALSRLTFTSGTTALPKAVVHTHNTDLVAPAWLRDALTLDESTPLWIPSPVTHTAGLVLGLFVSLLAGSPLVLQERWDVEEALRIVARERAHYTVGATPFLTGLLDQGRRAVEPLRSLTYFVCGGTPIPPDVVRRARAEIGVSVLRGFGQSEAPLHTLNRPEDADRFREGYDGRPFPGAELAIGGRPWRPGRSATGAYATRGPHVFLGYFNDPDATSRDLAPDGWYRSGDICEVGPEGFVRYVDRVKDVINRGGLKISAMEVEQLVLTHEGVAAAAVVPVPDDVLGQRIGIYLVAAPGSAPLSKEQVTGHLAELGVSKTKWPERVGHLDRLPMTASGKVQKSELPPFPPLR, translated from the coding sequence GTGGCAGATGCACCCGTCCATGCGCGCGACGCCTACCCTGCGGAGACGATCGCGGCGCACAAGGCAGGCGGCAGCTGGGCCGACCTCACCCTGGCCGACCTGCTGAGCCGGCACGTCGCCGCCCGTCCCGGCGGCCTCGCGGTGGTCGGCACGGGAGCGCGGCTCACGTGGGCCGAGCTCGACGCCCAGGTCGGTGCGGCGGCGGGTGTGCTGCGCGAGCTCGGCGTCGGCCCCGGGTCCCGGGTGGCCCTCCAACTCCCGAACTGGGCCGAGTTCGTGACCCTCTACCTGGCGGCGCAGCGACGGGGTGCGGTCCTGGTGCCGACCGCCTACTCGTACGCCAGCGGCGACGTGATCCACATGCTCCGCGTGAGCGGTGCCGACACCTGGATCCTTCCGGTGCGGGTGGGCGGCCGCGACTACCGCCACGAGGTGGCGCAGGTGCGCGAGGAGGTCCCGCACGTCCGTACCGTGCTCCGGGTCGCGGGCCCGCACGTCGGGCCGGGCGACGACGTGGCCGCCGACGCACCCGTGCTGGAGCGCGTCCGCGGCGTGGGCAGCGTCGACGCCCCCGCCGCCGCGGGGCTCCGGCCCGACCCCGACGCCCTGTCGCGCCTCACCTTCACCTCCGGCACGACGGCGCTCCCCAAGGCCGTCGTGCACACCCACAACACCGACCTCGTCGCGCCCGCCTGGCTCAGGGACGCCCTGACCCTGGACGAGTCGACGCCGTTGTGGATCCCCAGCCCGGTGACCCATACCGCGGGCCTGGTCCTGGGCCTCTTCGTCTCCCTCCTCGCCGGCTCGCCGCTCGTCCTGCAGGAGCGCTGGGACGTCGAGGAGGCGCTGCGGATCGTGGCGCGCGAGCGTGCTCACTACACGGTGGGCGCCACCCCCTTCCTCACCGGTCTGCTGGACCAGGGCAGGCGCGCCGTCGAGCCGTTGCGGTCACTGACCTACTTCGTCTGCGGCGGCACCCCGATCCCGCCCGACGTCGTCAGGAGGGCCCGGGCCGAGATCGGGGTGTCCGTGCTGCGCGGCTTCGGGCAGTCCGAGGCCCCTCTCCACACCCTGAACCGACCCGAGGACGCCGACCGGTTCCGTGAGGGGTACGACGGTCGGCCCTTCCCCGGCGCCGAGCTCGCCATCGGCGGCCGGCCCTGGCGGCCCGGCCGGTCCGCGACCGGCGCCTACGCGACCCGCGGACCCCACGTGTTCCTGGGCTACTTCAACGACCCTGACGCCACCTCCCGGGACCTGGCTCCCGACGGGTGGTACCGCAGTGGCGACATCTGCGAGGTCGGTCCCGAGGGCTTCGTCCGCTACGTCGACCGGGTCAAGGACGTGATCAACCGAGGTGGGCTGAAGATCAGCGCCATGGAGGTCGAGCAGCTCGTGCTGACCCACGAGGGGGTGGCGGCGGCCGCCGTCGTACCGGTGCCGGACGACGTCCTGGGCCAGCGGATCGGGATCTACCTGGTCGCCGCCCCGGGGAGCGCACCGCTCAGCAAGGAGCAGGTCACCGGGCATCTCGCCGAGCTCGGCGTGAGCAAGACCAAGTGGCCCGAGCGGGTCGGCCACCTCGACCGACTCCCGATGACCGCCTCGGGCAAGGTGCAGAAGAGCGAGCTGCCGCCGTTCCCACCGCTGCGCTGA